The Desmonostoc muscorum LEGE 12446 genome includes a region encoding these proteins:
- a CDS encoding chlorophyll a/b-binding protein produces MTNKETRPSGDLPLVAPEYNGIDRNAFLFGWTPQAEIWNGRLAMIGFVSYLLWDLAGYSLLRDILHIIRY; encoded by the coding sequence ATGACAAATAAAGAAACTCGTCCTTCTGGTGATTTACCACTCGTTGCACCAGAATATAACGGCATAGACCGCAATGCTTTTTTGTTTGGCTGGACTCCCCAAGCCGAAATTTGGAACGGTCGCTTGGCGATGATTGGTTTTGTTTCCTATTTACTTTGGGATTTAGCCGGCTATAGTTTACTGCGTGACATATTGCACATCATCAGATATTAG